gttctccagaagactctaagactgactgtactcaattttgttttaatggtcactgctttaattttcagcaccaaccttataaacgttcatctttagccttgcagtctcacagacttttaatgcccactattagggtaattacggtaattccacagcgccggaccctagcctctatcagtgtgtttatctgttgCTGCAGGTTattcagtggtgatattaaagtcagtgacaccacttatcatatattaaccttacttaccttagtatgctcaatatcttccaaatgttagacacactgaaatgtgcagtagtctgcttaacccccatttttgtaatattctgtcagtgtgttacaggtgtttattctaaacctgtgctcttcttcggtcctcctggagatgtgctcagtagaagtgatggctcacgtACAGCTTTAcgccttattctgggggaaattgtgtttaaatgaataaatatttgtgttagataacggactaggcatccctgtgttcttcatagataattaataaggggtccctgtcttcttttttcgggagttaacagcagcacatggtaacccattactaatgactgaggagttactgtgttcttatttaggagttactgcagatcataccacagtattataaagtgagaaacatggtaactaattactaattactgaggagttactgcagatcataccacagtattataaagtgagaaacatggtaactaattactaatgactgaggagttactgtgttcttctttaggagttagtgcaaatcataccacagtattataaagtgagaaacatggtaactaattactaatgactgaggagttattggttcttctttaggagttagtgcaaatcataccacagtattataaagtgagaaacatggtaactaattactaattactgaggagttactgagTTCTTCTTTAccagagttactgcagatcatgtcacagtattataaagggaaatatacattaataataataataataataataataataataataataataataataataataacaacacacatttaacctagctaactaacacacacacatttaacctagttaactaacacacacatttaaactagctaacacgattaacctagctaacacacacacatttcccctagctaacttagcttgctaactaacacacatataacctagctaactaacacacacgcatttaacttgctaacacatataacctagctaactaacccacacataaaagttaacttagctagcaaacgaacacacataacctagctaactaacacacatttaaactagctaactaacacatacataaactagttaacttagccagttaactaacacaaacataacctagttaacttagctggctaacgctaactacacacacaacttagctaacttagatagctaacacacatcctaaagctggttaacaacccacaaagagtcctcgtCTGATCcaggggtaaaataagctggaaaagatctcaatatcttgattactagtttattttcaatcaaatacagaaatatgaaagcagcagagtttctcttaatcctcctccagcagcagcagcagcgcacagcagcacagcagagaatttacacgaaggaccaggagagctgcgtccgctgtgaaattaccgtaattaacCTAATAGTGCGCAatgaaataaatctctgtgagactgcaaacgctgaagatgcacttttataaggctgatacctagtattaaagcaatgattgttacattattacagtcttacagtcattcttagagtcttagatgccttctggagaactttcatcaatgtcttctatgcaataatattacgttataatgttgtttttttctcccaaaaattatggttaagcagagtaattcacactgaagtattttactatatgttgctaatatttggaaggaactgaggataataaggtaattaaggttaccactactacaaatggtgtcacttgcttaattcaaatatgccttcaattaatatgcatttaactcaaatatgcctgatttagatctatagttccccaggtgggatgtaagggttttcagtagttaatgttgatttgagcagtaaataatgaatagtcattataaaggagacatcattagtaagtagttctctgggagatatgtaagtctcagtaattattgtgaagttaatagtgaactactataatcattagttcagtactatctactgagtaattattcagtactccctggtagttaatagaaaatatttaggtgttaatgcagcactattaattagttactgcttagttcctgcttagttacctattaactatggaacagtattataaagtgttaccgacatTTCTAATATTAATAGCCTGAGATCTGGTCTATTGAATAAACTGGGTTGGGTTATGAGCAAACAGTGGGTATGCCAACAGTGTTTAAAATGTCCATACTGGGCCGGTGTGGCTGCGGACTTTTATTAGAAACAatcagcagcacacctgattgcACCTGTTTCATCatacatgtttatatatatacatatatatatatatgtatatatgtttttttttatttatttgccaaACTACCACTTTAACTTCATAGGAATGCCTTGTTAGTCCAGTGCGTTCTCTGCTTACCTCTGGTGGAGACGTTTGCTCCTCCGGACCACAAGGGGAGCTGACTGTTGTTTCGGTCATAGACTTCGTCTTCTTCAGCTCCACAAGTTCTGACCTTCTTTCAGAGCCTCTTTCTGATTTGCTCCTCTGCATCAACTTTCTTTTGACCCTCTCCTCGCCTGGATTGTCTTTTGTTGCGCTACTTCCTTCCTTTATACTTTTCCCTTTCTCAATCACTCCATCATTGCCGTTTTCTGTTACAGCACTCACTTTGCGTATCTCCTGCAGATCCATCTTTAAGCTAGGACCATTCATTTGCTCTCGTTTTTGCCTTTCCATTTCCCTCCGTCTTTCcttttctatttctacctgccaTTCTACTTCTCGCTGCTTTTCCACATTCAATAATCTCtccctctctacttctctctgtctctctctctccctttcctgCTCTCTCTCAATATGTCTCGGCCTCACGACATCAATTATATCCCGTTCCCTGCTAATCTGCCTTTCTACTCGTTTTTCGCTCTCTTTCTCCATTTCCCTCCTGCTCCTCtccgtctctccatctctcattcgcttttctctctctctctgtcttaatcgctcactttctttctccctctctctactgcTGACTTTCCTAATTGGCTCATCTTCGGATGATGTCATATCCTCCCTGCTGATCTGGCCAACCAGCTCGGAGAGTTTAGACCTCAGTTCCTGTTCCATGGTGTCATTTCCAGGTGAGGCCCTGAACCTGAGGCCCTGTGAGGTGGGCCCTGGCTTGGTGGGTGCTGCTTGGTTGTGCGTGGGTGGGCTGGCAGCCATGGAGTTGGGGGCAACCGTGTCCTGGTACTCAGGTTCTGGAGTCATGGCACCAGGGGTAAAAACCTCAGGTGGGGTCACAGTGTCTGGAGTCTGATATTGGAGAGGGGGCAGAGGGGGCGGAGCCTCCTGGCTCTGTTGTCGCCGCATCATCATAGCGTTAAGCAAGAGAGCACTGTTCTcctagacagagtgagagagtgtattattattatatattatataacggTACagacgtaatttcattacacacTCAAACTTAGTGCTCAccttaaaaaacactgtattacTTATAATCCTGCTTTTAGATACATTTCTTATAAGACAATATAAAGTAAAGTACATGATTCCTGCACTGAGAGTCACTGACCCTTTACTGCCACCtggtggtgtaaaaaaaaaaacacagctctaCAGCCATTGCTTCCATTTTAAAACCATCATCATTTTAGAACCACCAAGTgtttcagaggaaaaaaaaaaagagtgaaatatttaaaaagtacgacggcgttttagggccatacaaaaaataaataaaaactgttcacttcgagaataaagttgtaatattacgagaataaagtcgtaatattacgagattaaagacgtaatattacgagaataaagtcgtaatattacgagattaaagtcgtaatattacaagaataaggtcataatattatgagaataaagtcatagtattttaagggaaatgtagttctaactgcgtgggttgccctttaagagcggagcactgaaaggggcattttccgctcattatctgttacagggctaatcgccatttatctattatttattatctacatttataacctgcagattattaatgtagtgttgcaattagataatacagtgtccagattttcccaTGGTGGCATAGCCGagccttcagcacccctgccgCGTGTGGGGAGAGCGTGCGCTGCTGCGCGGACATTTCCTgccttttagtttgttttttgtgaccaaaggaacagaaataaagtaaattccagtcatgaataaagacaataaacattttactgatgattgtCTCTGTGCTGtcaagatcaaatatactgtgaaacaTGATATGCGTGTCAAAGttatgcaatgtggaaatgtgtttattaatttctcaataactaaTATAGAGCTaacatatattaattaaataaacataattcatattaaaatattcttaatatttcCTAGTAGATAGTCTACCTTACAAACTGATATAACCTTACACAAAACCCTGCAATACTTTTAGTATTATACACTCAGTCAGCCTCCACGTTTTAAACCtggttaaataatttaataaacacataattccgAAAATATAGCTTTAACAAATTCTATGTATTTTATATGAGGCATGTGACTTGTTTCTTAAggaggacactgtgatttgacaatGTGCAGATCTTTAGTctattttatcagatatagaaacagcatatgttatacatgaaatgcaattttgtgtttccatcattatatacctGTGAAAGGTGACCATATGGGAAACTTAAAGACCTTGGTCACGCCGTTTCACTATGGAGAAGAAACAGTATCTGTGATTACACGGTTTATGTACAGTTTTGATTTGTAAGGGTGTATcagaaaataatgtgtttaaatggtttaatttacatttaatttgcattCAAGTGTAATTTATATTAGACATACAAATTAGTTGTATGAACAGGATAACTGTCTTTAGTGTAGTTTCTTGATATTAATGTCTACATCTACATcatacaattacatttggtcacttttaaagcacatttttaggtactggaataaattatcaaatcgatacaaattatattataaactgccccttcaaataaacatcttaaaacattctaatattattttaagtcagctattttaattgtatatagtgttacagatttaaagcagctctataTGACCAATTCATAGACAAGTGTCACTGCATTACATAATTTTTATATTATCGttatttcctcatttttacaaTGTCCAGTTGGACCAAAGTCTTTTaatagtatatgtatataatgtatacttcttgtttgttgaaaataagaaaattaatgaacacaattccacattgttgAGATAATTGACGTGCATGTCACGTAcacttcacagtatatttgattttgatatagattaacacacagtcatcctgcatcaggtttattttctttattcatgactggaatttactttatttctgttcctTTGTTCACAAAAACCCAACTAAAAGGCAGGAAATGTCCGCGCCGCAGCGCACGCTCTCCCCGCACGGGAGGATTTTCGcggcaggggtgctgaaggctcggctatgggaaaatctggacactgtattatctaattataacactacattaataatctgcaggttataaatgtagataatacataatagataaatggcgattagccctgtaacagataatgagcggaaaatgcccctttcagtgctccgctcttaaagggcaacccacgcagttagaactacatttcccttaaaatactacgaatttattctcgtaatattacgactttaatctcataatattacgactttaatctcgtaatattacgactttattctcgtaatattacgtctttattctcgtaatattacgactttattctcgaagtgaacagtttttatttattttttgtatggccctaaaACGCCGTCGTAAAAAAGATACCCAACTTGGccctaaagtaaaaaataaaaataaaaatctggagGCATGATGTAATTTTGCCCTTTCCAACACTGATAATAATGAAACATTGAGCACCAGCTGATGTACAGCAATAttgtttccttaaaaaaaaaccttttaattgacaaaaaaaaaaaacatttgatatttAAAAGTTGGCTTAAACTAATCATTTAACTATACCAATTTACCAAATTATAGCTTTTTACTTTAAGCTCATTTTGTTACAGGACTAAATCATGTACATTATATTTTTAATCAAGTATTTTCTATTAATATTGTGCAATACTAATTTATATCAGTATAAAATTGCTTTTAGAATACATAAAGATTGCACAGCACTCTTATTTCACTGTTTACGCTATCAGAAACACTTGTGGGTTCACTTTGCTTTTCTTTACAAGTTAGTATATATAGTTAGCATACAGTATAGTTATAGTTTGCAGTGGTTCATGTAAATGACAACTAGTGCATAATAACAATTGTGCCAGCTACAGCACATGACTACACAtatagctatggaaaaaaataaagaaacacttaaaaatgatgagtttcttgattttaccaagaaAACCTTgatttctgcactcttaaaaaaaatcttatgaatatgaacttgttttctttgcattatctaaaggtttgaaagctctgtttttttgttatttcagccatttctaattttctgcaaataaatgctctaaatggcaatatttttacttggaatttgggagaaatgttgtctgtagtttatagaataaaacaacaatgttcatttactcaaacatttacctataaatagcaaaatcagagaaactgattcagaaactgaagtggcctcttaactttttccagagctgtaaatacaaGTCCAGCAGAAATAAATATACTAATTAAGTTCTCCATTAATTCAATTCACCTAGACATGGTTAAGACCTGCTTAAAATCAGAGAGTTACAGTGTGAGCTCTTGAGGAAAAAAATATAGGTTTTCTCACTTTAATGAAAATATTGTCTCACAGGTGGTCATACTAATCTCatctcagtctcagctgaataaTATTCCCATCTGAAATGTGTATGAACTACACCTCAGAATTATTAATGGTTTTGCTGTGTATCAGTGCAGAAAGAAGATTAATACAATGCTGAGGTCTGCCTTAGTTCCATTTAGAAATGGAAAATACATATACATTAATGGCCATTGCATATAATTGGATGATTGAGAAAGACAGATGTTTCTAATAATATGGAAAGGTGGATGTCATGTGAAAGAAGTGTTGTTTTCTTTCCTCACCGGTGTAGCAGTGCTATACACAGAGTTATGTGCTCTGTGACTTTGTTCAGCCAACTCGCGCTTGCTCCTCCTCCGGCGGCGTGACCTTCTGATGTGCTCATTGCTTCGCTCCTCCCCCTCGCTGCTGTCTCCGCCCACTCTGGGGTTAAAGTTGACGTCTAGTGTGTCAGACCTCAGCGGAGGCGGGACTGTGAGGTCAGGTGGGTTTCTGTAGGGTGTATAGGGCATGTAGGGTGGGTGACAGTCAGACAGCCCTTTCTTTCTCTGGTGAATGTTATGCGTAGGCCTGCGTGGTCGGGTCGGAGGTGCTGTAGAGGCCTCAGAATCTGAGTTAAGGGTTTCTGTGTTGGTGTACTGGCCCGAGGAGGGTGAAGTTACAGGCGGATGGTGGCGTGCATACGTCCACTCCGGGTCGTGCTGGGAGTCGGTGTAGTACGACTCGTCTGAGAGGCCTCTGCGGAACTGCAGCAGCGCAACCCCCCAGCTGCTCTGGTCTTCAGTGTCCGAGTCTGAGCCCATCTCGTCGTATGCAGACACCACGCCCGACTCTTTCTCCAGCACACTGAACACCAGGCTTTTACGCTTGGCCAGCAGGCTTGGCCGCAAGTGCTGGGAGCTCTGCAGGGCAATCCAGTTGCCGTCTGGAGACTGCAGCACCGAGGAAGCACCTACAGaaccaagacacacacacacacacacaccttatgaGTGagaataatacacacacacacaggagtagATGGAAAGATAAAGTGTGCATTTGATCAAAGAGGGCATCATCATCCTGGAATATGTGTAATTCCAGTCAACTGTAAGAACTAGGGCCCTATGATTGAGAAAGACAGATGTTTCTTATAATATGGAAAGGTGGATGTCATGCGAAAGAAGTGTTGTTTTATTTCCTCACCGGTGTAGCAGTGCTATACACAGCGTTATGTGCTCTGTGACTTTGTTCAGCCTGTCttctaacgtatgcatatttatattatatttctatgtcccatcagtcactttcgtaatcaatgtcattgcacattgcactttgctctgttaattatttaattatttatgaccattagcaacatctactgcaccgctccgtttacagatagatccttaccttgtatagttagtttttttatggccttatatattttctattcttctgtgttttgatttgtctgagtatgtttcttattgtattgtgttgttgctgctggatgcctaaatttcctttgggataaatcaggtatctatctatctatctatctatctatctatctatctatctatctatctatctatctatctatctatctatctatctatctatcttagtGACTTATAGTGCTTCAGTCAATTGTGcatcacgcagcttgatttaaggagtatctgtgtgtctttggtattgtgagggcacgAGAAAATACAGCAtgtgtggctcaaaatgtgcaaaaagccatatactaattattttaattcatcatgggtgtgttttgggtgtaacgtgaaaaaaaaaaaaaacaactggtgTGTCAGTCATCACTCCCTTTAaaaggcaggtgtgctctgactttgtcgcattgatatcttaacagcgcagcgcttttgtgcaCCTCAGCAGAAGAAAACTGAAATCCCTACAAACAAAGCTCCAAAATCTACTACGATGTCTTCTGGAGAATAGAGACAGTTACATCAATGAATCAAGCATCATGAActatttttaatatcattaatattcaaagaaacaatgaatgaacaggtgtcccaatacttttgtccatacagcaTAGTTTTGCTGGTACGGCTTTACTGCACCTGAAACCACAGCAAATCTGTGCAAACTTAATGAAGACCTAGATGTTCAAATAGGTTGatagaagtgtgtgtgtacatgagtCGAGCAAGAGATGGGTGATTACTGACATCTAGTGTTTACTAGAGTCATTACCATCATAGATCCTGTACAATACAGTCAGCAAGGCAGCTGTTAAAAgctgtccttctactcagaaaTTAGAATTATTACACTacctttctaactcctgcttttttctctttctttcctttctgtttcctctatctatctcttctacatgtacggagatgccctgttcctgatgttcccagcctggctgtCTGTTGCATTTCTGCtctacaaccctgcactgatcaacattaacacagtcagaatctgtttctacattagccatAGCTCTTCATTATCAATGATGTGCTCATCATCTTTTCACATTGATAGATTAGTACCTGTTTCTATATTATCCATATCTCTTTATTaatgtgcccatcacatttttgcATTCAGAAATttgtacctgttacattagctttagctattgttccacattatctctctgaactgttgttttgttctgttatttgtttgtaataaGCAGGTCGACCCGAGTGGGGACCCGAGTTTCCAGGTTTCTTTCTCTTAATGTAAGAtagtttttctttgccactgttgTCACAACACTAATTGgaatctctgtggtgctgctcataagaggtgtggatctgtttttctctgtaaagctgctttgtggcaaCTTTTGTGGTAAAAAGTActacataaataaaattgaacTGATTTTCTATAGCTCTGATAGCTCTGATCAAGAGTATCAGTAGGCATTTTAGATAAAATGTCATATTCATCTGTGATTTCACAATTAGTTTATGTATTTAGTTGATTTAAAGTAAATGGCATTATGTGGTTTTATGTGGTGTATCCATTGTGTGCTGTCCTGCctcttttttaagttttatgcTGTGTTTTGCAGTACATCATGCAGCCAAATATGCTTAGTACATATCACCAGTACTGTCACCCAAAAGCACATCTCTCCAAAATGGCAGCAACATTCTTAActcttaatggaagtcaatggaataaaaatattttatttcatgtcATACTGAAGCATTTCTATCCTTCGGTCCATTACAAAAGTTTGACACAATGCAAACTGTAACTGCAAGattgacaaaaaacaaaaaaaacaaacaaaaaacaaagaatagACCTTTTTGGGAGTTTTGTCTTTTAACAGTGacaatatttgtgtgtattttacaAATGAATGCAACTCTTATtatgggtgggcaatattatatcgtatacaatatatcgtgacacagaaatatcatgatattaaaaatccat
This genomic interval from Astyanax mexicanus isolate ESR-SI-001 chromosome 1, AstMex3_surface, whole genome shotgun sequence contains the following:
- the myripb gene encoding rab effector MyRIP isoform X5, whose translation is MGRKLDLSGLTDDEAEHVLRVVQRDMKLRKKEEERLSDLKQELEEEGSRCMLLVKQHRFNEQCCIRCCQPFSFLLNPRRACLDCTYNVCKACCSYNQQEKGYVCTACQKTRLLRTQSLEWYYNNVKSRFKRFGSAKVLKTLYRKHIIERGALSELPDVSAPEGSNDNDGSVCGSDSPFYKHSEGHSMAETLTVALRVAEEAIEEAIAKAESYRDSLEKQNEARYLRDHKEELIEELATTIVQKIIQRGKRTEIQAEYDLVWSQAQNSEIPSPTSASNTHTSAQHTHTAPQHSPLAQASVKSSYSLWRSRSAFSLTSDESPDKAPEADEPPGGCEAAEPEPEIQLYSSLRRESRASSVPGWKSVDRLDNSCASSVLQSPDGNWIALQSSQHLRPSLLAKRKSLVFSVLEKESGVVSAYDEMGSDSDTEDQSSWGVALLQFRRGLSDESYYTDSQHDPEWTYARHHPPVTSPSSGQYTNTETLNSDSEASTAPPTRPRRPTHNIHQRKKGLSDCHPPYMPYTPYRNPPDLTVPPPLRSDTLDVNFNPRVGGDSSEGEERSNEHIRRSRRRRRSKRELAEQSHRAHNSVYSTATPENSALLLNAMMMRRQQSQEAPPPLPPLQYQTPDTVTPPEVFTPGAMTPEPEYQDTVAPNSMAASPPTHNQAAPTKPGPTSQGLRFRASPGNDTMEQELRSKLSELVGQISREDMTSSEDEPIRKVSSREREKESERLRQREREKRMRDGETERSRREMEKESEKRVERQISRERDIIDVVRPRHIEREQERERERQREVERERLLNVEKQREVEWQVEIEKERRREMERQKREQMNGPSLKMDLQEIRKVSAVTENGNDGVIEKGKSIKEGSSATKDNPGEERVKRKLMQRSKSERGSERRSELVELKKTKSMTETTVSSPCGPEEQTSPPEKYSAASLCSITTEVLKVLNATEELIGEAEGKGHDIAESPAGTPLSSCSDGKKLDQHLTKMEENVYLAAGAVYGLEGALSDLEDCARSISSSTTETELAFLENQVATAAAQVQQSELQISDIEARISALKNAGLNVSACSRFVKTKPKPKPQTLDSSRQQRRKLPAPPAREKESKPEPQVRSLRP
- the myripb gene encoding rab effector MyRIP isoform X4 — protein: MLLVKQHRFNEQCCIRCCQPFSFLLNPRRACLDCTYNVCKACCSYNQQEKGYVCTACQKTRLLRTQSLEWYYNNVKSRFKRFGSAKVLKTLYRKHIIERGALSELPADVSAPEGSNDNDGSVCGSDSPFYKHSEGHSMAETLTVALRVAEEAIEEAIAKAESYRDSLEKQNEARYLRDHKEELIEELATTIVQKIIQRGKRTEIQAEYDLVWSQAQNSEIPSPTSASNTHTSAQHTHTAPQHSPLAQASVKSSYSLWRSRSAFSLTSDESPDKAPEADEPPGGCEAAEPEPEIQLYSSLRRESRASSVPGWKSVDRLDNSCASSVLQSPDGNWIALQSSQHLRPSLLAKRKSLVFSVLEKESGVVSAYDEMGSDSDTEDQSSWGVALLQFRRGLSDESYYTDSQHDPEWTYARHHPPVTSPSSGQYTNTETLNSDSEASTAPPTRPRRPTHNIHQRKKGLSDCHPPYMPYTPYRNPPDLTVPPPLRSDTLDVNFNPRVGGDSSEGEERSNEHIRRSRRRRRSKRELAEQSHRAHNSVYSTATPENSALLLNAMMMRRQQSQEAPPPLPPLQYQTPDTVTPPEVFTPGAMTPEPEYQDTVAPNSMAASPPTHNQAAPTKPGPTSQGLRFRASPGNDTMEQELRSKLSELVGQISREDMTSSEDEPIRKVSSREREKESERLRQREREKRMRDGETERSRREMEKESEKRVERQISRERDIIDVVRPRHIEREQERERERQREVERERLLNVEKQREVEWQVEIEKERRREMERQKREQMNGPSLKMDLQEIRKVSAVTENGNDGVIEKGKSIKEGSSATKDNPGEERVKRKLMQRSKSERGSERRSELVELKKTKSMTETTVSSPCGPEEQTSPPESVCEHALQQRLQLLSSLLQQKYSAASLCSITTEVLKVLNATEELIGEAEGKGHDIAESPAGTPLSSCSDGKKLDQHLTKMEENVYLAAGAVYGLEGALSDLEDCARSISSSTTETELAFLENQVATAAAQVQQSELQISDIEARISALKNAGLNVSACSRFVKTKPKPKKKKASQSRR
- the myripb gene encoding rab effector MyRIP isoform X1, producing MLLVKQHRFNEQCCIRCCQPFSFLLNPRRACLDCTYNVCKACCSYNQQEKGYVCTACQKTRLLRTQSLEWYYNNVKSRFKRFGSAKVLKTLYRKHIIERGALSELPADVSAPEGSNDNDGSVCGSDSPFYKHSEGHSMAETLTVALRVAEEAIEEAIAKAESYRDSLEKQNEARYLRDHKEELIEELATTIVQKIIQRGKRTEIQAEYDLVWSQAQNSEIPSPTSASNTHTSAQHTHTAPQHSPLAQASVKSSYSLWRSRSAFSLTSDESPDKAPEADEPPGGCEAAEPEPEIQLYSSLRRESRASSVPGWKSVDRLDNSCASSVLQSPDGNWIALQSSQHLRPSLLAKRKSLVFSVLEKESGVVSAYDEMGSDSDTEDQSSWGVALLQFRRGLSDESYYTDSQHDPEWTYARHHPPVTSPSSGQYTNTETLNSDSEASTAPPTRPRRPTHNIHQRKKGLSDCHPPYMPYTPYRNPPDLTVPPPLRSDTLDVNFNPRVGGDSSEGEERSNEHIRRSRRRRRSKRELAEQSHRAHNSVYSTATPENSALLLNAMMMRRQQSQEAPPPLPPLQYQTPDTVTPPEVFTPGAMTPEPEYQDTVAPNSMAASPPTHNQAAPTKPGPTSQGLRFRASPGNDTMEQELRSKLSELVGQISREDMTSSEDEPIRKVSSREREKESERLRQREREKRMRDGETERSRREMEKESEKRVERQISRERDIIDVVRPRHIEREQERERERQREVERERLLNVEKQREVEWQVEIEKERRREMERQKREQMNGPSLKMDLQEIRKVSAVTENGNDGVIEKGKSIKEGSSATKDNPGEERVKRKLMQRSKSERGSERRSELVELKKTKSMTETTVSSPCGPEEQTSPPEKYSAASLCSITTEVLKVLNATEELIGEAEGKGHDIAESPAGTPLSSCSDGKKLDQHLTKMEENVYLAAGAVYGLEGALSDLEDCARSISSSTTETELAFLENQVATAAAQVQQSELQISDIEARISALKNAGLNVSACSRFVKTKPKPKPQTLDSSRQQRRKLPAPPAREKESKPEPQVRSLRP